A window from Oncorhynchus mykiss isolate Arlee chromosome 9, USDA_OmykA_1.1, whole genome shotgun sequence encodes these proteins:
- the LOC110516830 gene encoding solute carrier family 2, facilitated glucose transporter member 5 has protein sequence MEEENNLGKPLEERRGKLTVVLMLATLISAFGSSFQYGYNVAVINSPSLFIQQFYNTTYVERYGGPMEDSFLTLLWSLSVSMFPLGGLFGSLMVAPLVNKLGRKGTLLFNNIFSVVPAVMMGVSEIAKSYEIIIVARIIVGICAGLSSNVVPMYLGELSPKNLRGAIGVVPQLFITIGILSAQVLGIRSILGNNTGWPLMLGLTGIPALVELLLLPFFPESPRYMLIQRGDDKTARRALQRLRGWEDVDREMDEMRLEHQSEQAEGRLSVLNLLSLRSLRWQLISIVAMNMGQQLSGINAIYYYADSIYSSAGVPESDIQYVTVGTGAVNVFMTITAVFIVEAAGRRLLLLIGFGICCVSCALLTVALTFQESTEWMPYVSIACVILYVVGHAVGPSTIPYVVTTEMFRQSSRPAAFMVAGSIHWLSNFTVGLVFPFMESGLGSNSFIIFCFICLATLFYIWLIVPETKNKTFLEISQMFADRNQVEIHAPLKPETGDGREGDAFKVTAF, from the exons ATGGAAGAAGAAAATAATTTGGGGAAACCtttggaagagaggagaggg AAGCTGACTGTTGTCCTGATGTTGGCTACCCTCATATCTGCCTTTGGATCATCCTTTCAGTATGGATACAACGTGGCTGTGATCAACTCTCCATCGCTG TTCATACAACAGTTCTACAACACTACCTACGTGGAGCGTTACGGTGGACCTATGGAGGACAGCTTCCTCACCCTGctgtggtctctgtctgtctccatgttcCCCCTGGGAGGGTTGTTTGGCTCACTGATGGTGGCCCCGCTCGTCAACAAACTAGGAAG GAAAGGCACCCTCCTCTTCAATAACATCTTCTCCGTTGTTCCTGCTGTGATGATGGGAGTGAGCGAGATCGCTAAGTCATATGAGATCATCATCGTGGCTAGGATTATAGTGGGGATCTGCGCag GTCTTTCGTCCAACGTGGTGCCTATGTACCTGGGTGAACTCTCTCCTAAGAACCTGAGAGGAGCGATCGGCGTCGTGCCTCAGCTCTTCATCACCATCGGGATCCTCAGTGCACAGGTGTTAGGCATCAGGAGCATTCTGGGAAACAACACAG GCTGGCCTCTCATGCTGGGTCTAACAGGTATCCCTGCCCTGGTAGAGCTGTTGCTACTACCGTTCTTCCCAGAGAGCCCCAGGTACATGCTGATCCAGAGAGGAGACGACAAGACCGCCCGGAGAG CGCTGCAGCGTCTACGAGGCTGGGAGGatgtggacagagagatggatgagaTGAGACTGGAGCACCAATCAGAACAAGCCGAGGGCCGCCTGTCCGTCCTCAACCTCCTGTCCCTCCGCTCCCTGCGCTGGCAGCTCATCTCCATCGTGGCCATGAACATGGGTCAACAGCTGTCTGGGATCAACGCG ataTACTACTATGCTGACAGTATCTACAGCTCGGCGGGAGTCCCGGAGAGTGACATTCAGTACGTCACAGTTGGAACTGGGGCTGTCAACGTCTTCATGACCATCACCGCG GTGTTCATTGTGGAGGCCGCAGGCAGGAGGCTGCTCCTCCTCATTGGGTTTGGGATCTGCTGTGTGTCCTGTGCTCTCCTCACTGTGGCCCTCACCTTCCAG GAGAGTACGGAGTGGATGCCCTACGTCAGCATCGCCTGTGTCATCCTCTATGTTGTTGGACACGCGGTCGGACCCA GTACTATTCCCTACGTGGTGACCACAGAGATGttccgccagtcgtccagaccAGCAGCCTTTATGGTGGCAGGGTCTATCCACTGGCTGTCCAACTTCACTGTGGGACTGGTGTTCCCCTTCATGGAG AGTGGCCTGGGCTCCAACAGTTTCATCATCTTCTGCTTCATCTGCTTGGCGACACTGTTCTACATCTGGCTGATCGTCCCGGAGACCAAGAACAAGACCTTCCTGGAGATCAGTCAGATGTTCGCTGACAGGAACCAGGTGGAGATACATGCGCCGTTGAAACCAGAGACCGGAGACGGCAGGGAAGGCGACGCATTCAAGGTCACTGCCTTCTAA